Within the Gammaproteobacteria bacterium genome, the region ATCTCGTAACATACTGATCTGAAATGAGACGTGGAGATCAGATGAGCTGGGCGGCAGAGGAATTCGCGGACTTGGACCTGGGCGATGCACGACGCAACAAGCGCCTGATCAAGC harbors:
- a CDS encoding transposase, translating into MRRGDQMSWAAEEFADLDLGDARRNKRLIK